In Melanotaenia boesemani isolate fMelBoe1 chromosome 18, fMelBoe1.pri, whole genome shotgun sequence, the following proteins share a genomic window:
- the abi1a gene encoding abl interactor 1a isoform X1, which translates to MAELQMLLEEEIPAGKRALVESYENLTRVADYCENNYVQAQDKRKALEETKAYTTQSLASVAYQINALANNVLQLLDIQASQLRRMESSINHISQTVDIHKEKVARREIGILTTNKNTARTHKIVAPANIERPVRYIRKPIDYNVLDDVGHGVKQHGNNQSIRAGTLSRTTPPTQKPPSPPMSGRGTLGRNTPYKTLEPVKPPTVPNDYMTSPARIGSQHSPGRTASLNQRQRTHSGSSGGSGSRENSGSSGIGIPIAVPTPSIPNSGPVPPMSAPPGAPPPPPPPPPPPPPAPPAAGLAPPAPPPPPPIAVAPGPGLGPAPVSQFGTISRQISRHNPSNSSVSMVSATGTYRRAPSVTSQFSLQQQHQQQQQQQQPHINGGTPGYSQNSMSVAPPPPPMPQLTPQIPLTGFVARMQESIADTPTPPPPPPPDDMSMFDDSPPPPPPPPVDYEEEEDASVVHYNDPYADGDPQWAPKNYVEKVVAIYDYAKDKDDELTFMEGAIIYVVKKNDDGWYEGVCNGVTGLFPGNYVESIMHYTD; encoded by the exons GCCCAGGACAAAAGGAAAGCACTGGAGGAGACCAAAGCCTACACCACCCAGTCCCTGGCCAGCGTGGCCTACCAGATCAATGCCTTAGCCAACAAtgtcctgcagctgctggacATTCAGGCCTCGCAGCTGCGGCGCATGGAGTCCTCCATCAACCACATCTCTCAG ACGGTGGACATCCATAAAGAGAAGGTGGCCAGGCGGGAGATCGGGATCTTGACCACGAACAAGAACACGGCGAGAACCCATAAGATCGTAGCGCCGGCCAATATTGAGCGGCCGGTCAGGTACATCAGGAAGCCTATTGACTACAATGTCCTGGATGATGTTGGCCATGGTGTTAAG CAACATGGGAACAATCAGTCCATCAGGGCTGGAACACTATCGAGGACCACTCCGCCAACGCAGAAGCCGCCCAGCCCTCCCATGTCAGGGCGAGGCACTCTTGG ACGCAACACGCCCTATAAGACCCTGGAGCCAGTGAAGCCACCCACGGTGCCCAATGACTACATGACCAGCCCTGCCCGAATCGGCAGCCAGCACAGCCCCGGACGCACGGCGTCGCTCAACCAGAGGCAACGCACACACAG TGGAAGCAGTGGGGGCAGCGGCAGCAGGGAGAACAGCGGCAGCAGCGGAATCGGCATTCCCATCGCTGTGCCGACACCCTCCATCCCCAACTCTGGACCAG TCCCACCCATGTCTGCTCCTCCGGGAGCCCCTCCGcctcccccaccccctcctccaccacctccacctgctcctcctGCAGCCGGACTAGCACCACCagcaccacctcctccaccacccatAG CCGTGGCCCCCGGGCCTGGTCTGGGCCCTGCTCCAGTGTCCCAGTTTGGAACCATCTCCCGCCAAATTTCGCGGCACAACCCCTCCAACTCCTCTGTCTCTATGGTTTCGGCCACGGGCACCTACCGCCGGGCACCGTCGGTCACTTCGCAGTTCtccttgcagcagcagcatcagcagcagcagcagcagcagcagcctcacATTAATGGAGGCACCCCTGGCTACAGTCAAAACTCAA TGTCtgtcgctcctcctcctcctcccatgCCCCAGCTGACTCCACAGATACCTCTGACTGGCTTTGTGGCCAGGATGCAGGAGAGCA TTGCAGACACTCCTACCCcgcctccccctcctcctccggACGACATGTCCATGTTTGACGACTCCCCTCCGCCTCCACCGCCGCCTCCGGTGGATtacgaggaagaggaggacgcCTCAGTCGTGCACTACAACGACCCTTACGCCGACGGAGACCCACAGTGGGCTCCCAAGAACTACGTTGAGAAAG TGGTCGCCATCTACGACTACGCCAAGGACAAGGACGACGAGCTGACATTCATGGAGGGCGCCATCATCTACGTGGTCAAGAAGAACGACGATGGCTGGTACGAGGGCGTGTGCAACGGCGTCACCGGCCTGTTCCCCGGCAACTACGTGGAGTCCATCATGCACTACACCGACTGA
- the abi1a gene encoding abl interactor 1a isoform X3 produces the protein MAELQMLLEEEIPAGKRALVESYENLTRVADYCENNYVQAQDKRKALEETKAYTTQSLASVAYQINALANNVLQLLDIQASQLRRMESSINHISQTVDIHKEKVARREIGILTTNKNTARTHKIVAPANIERPVRYIRKPIDYNVLDDVGHGVKQHGNNQSIRAGTLSRTTPPTQKPPSPPMSGRGTLGRNTPYKTLEPVKPPTVPNDYMTSPARIGSQHSPGRTASLNQRQRTHSGSSGGSGSRENSGSSGIGIPIAVPTPSIPNSGPAVAPGPGLGPAPVSQFGTISRQISRHNPSNSSVSMVSATGTYRRAPSVTSQFSLQQQHQQQQQQQQPHINGGTPGYSQNSMSVAPPPPPMPQLTPQIPLTGFVARMQESIADTPTPPPPPPPDDMSMFDDSPPPPPPPPVDYEEEEDASVVHYNDPYADGDPQWAPKNYVEKVVAIYDYAKDKDDELTFMEGAIIYVVKKNDDGWYEGVCNGVTGLFPGNYVESIMHYTD, from the exons GCCCAGGACAAAAGGAAAGCACTGGAGGAGACCAAAGCCTACACCACCCAGTCCCTGGCCAGCGTGGCCTACCAGATCAATGCCTTAGCCAACAAtgtcctgcagctgctggacATTCAGGCCTCGCAGCTGCGGCGCATGGAGTCCTCCATCAACCACATCTCTCAG ACGGTGGACATCCATAAAGAGAAGGTGGCCAGGCGGGAGATCGGGATCTTGACCACGAACAAGAACACGGCGAGAACCCATAAGATCGTAGCGCCGGCCAATATTGAGCGGCCGGTCAGGTACATCAGGAAGCCTATTGACTACAATGTCCTGGATGATGTTGGCCATGGTGTTAAG CAACATGGGAACAATCAGTCCATCAGGGCTGGAACACTATCGAGGACCACTCCGCCAACGCAGAAGCCGCCCAGCCCTCCCATGTCAGGGCGAGGCACTCTTGG ACGCAACACGCCCTATAAGACCCTGGAGCCAGTGAAGCCACCCACGGTGCCCAATGACTACATGACCAGCCCTGCCCGAATCGGCAGCCAGCACAGCCCCGGACGCACGGCGTCGCTCAACCAGAGGCAACGCACACACAG TGGAAGCAGTGGGGGCAGCGGCAGCAGGGAGAACAGCGGCAGCAGCGGAATCGGCATTCCCATCGCTGTGCCGACACCCTCCATCCCCAACTCTGGACCAG CCGTGGCCCCCGGGCCTGGTCTGGGCCCTGCTCCAGTGTCCCAGTTTGGAACCATCTCCCGCCAAATTTCGCGGCACAACCCCTCCAACTCCTCTGTCTCTATGGTTTCGGCCACGGGCACCTACCGCCGGGCACCGTCGGTCACTTCGCAGTTCtccttgcagcagcagcatcagcagcagcagcagcagcagcagcctcacATTAATGGAGGCACCCCTGGCTACAGTCAAAACTCAA TGTCtgtcgctcctcctcctcctcccatgCCCCAGCTGACTCCACAGATACCTCTGACTGGCTTTGTGGCCAGGATGCAGGAGAGCA TTGCAGACACTCCTACCCcgcctccccctcctcctccggACGACATGTCCATGTTTGACGACTCCCCTCCGCCTCCACCGCCGCCTCCGGTGGATtacgaggaagaggaggacgcCTCAGTCGTGCACTACAACGACCCTTACGCCGACGGAGACCCACAGTGGGCTCCCAAGAACTACGTTGAGAAAG TGGTCGCCATCTACGACTACGCCAAGGACAAGGACGACGAGCTGACATTCATGGAGGGCGCCATCATCTACGTGGTCAAGAAGAACGACGATGGCTGGTACGAGGGCGTGTGCAACGGCGTCACCGGCCTGTTCCCCGGCAACTACGTGGAGTCCATCATGCACTACACCGACTGA
- the abi1a gene encoding abl interactor 1a isoform X5: protein MAELQMLLEEEIPAGKRALVESYENLTRVADYCENNYVQAQDKRKALEETKAYTTQSLASVAYQINALANNVLQLLDIQASQLRRMESSINHISQTVDIHKEKVARREIGILTTNKNTARTHKIVAPANIERPVRYIRKPIDYNVLDDVGHGVKQHGNNQSIRAGTLSRTTPPTQKPPSPPMSGRGTLGRNTPYKTLEPVKPPTVPNDYMTSPARIGSQHSPGRTASLNQRQRTHSGSSGGSGSRENSGSSGIGIPIAVPTPSIPNSGPAVAPGPGLGPAPVSQFGTISRQISRHNPSNSSVSMVSATGTYRRAPSVTSQFSLQQQHQQQQQQQQPHINGGTPGYSQNSIADTPTPPPPPPPDDMSMFDDSPPPPPPPPVDYEEEEDASVVHYNDPYADGDPQWAPKNYVEKVVAIYDYAKDKDDELTFMEGAIIYVVKKNDDGWYEGVCNGVTGLFPGNYVESIMHYTD, encoded by the exons GCCCAGGACAAAAGGAAAGCACTGGAGGAGACCAAAGCCTACACCACCCAGTCCCTGGCCAGCGTGGCCTACCAGATCAATGCCTTAGCCAACAAtgtcctgcagctgctggacATTCAGGCCTCGCAGCTGCGGCGCATGGAGTCCTCCATCAACCACATCTCTCAG ACGGTGGACATCCATAAAGAGAAGGTGGCCAGGCGGGAGATCGGGATCTTGACCACGAACAAGAACACGGCGAGAACCCATAAGATCGTAGCGCCGGCCAATATTGAGCGGCCGGTCAGGTACATCAGGAAGCCTATTGACTACAATGTCCTGGATGATGTTGGCCATGGTGTTAAG CAACATGGGAACAATCAGTCCATCAGGGCTGGAACACTATCGAGGACCACTCCGCCAACGCAGAAGCCGCCCAGCCCTCCCATGTCAGGGCGAGGCACTCTTGG ACGCAACACGCCCTATAAGACCCTGGAGCCAGTGAAGCCACCCACGGTGCCCAATGACTACATGACCAGCCCTGCCCGAATCGGCAGCCAGCACAGCCCCGGACGCACGGCGTCGCTCAACCAGAGGCAACGCACACACAG TGGAAGCAGTGGGGGCAGCGGCAGCAGGGAGAACAGCGGCAGCAGCGGAATCGGCATTCCCATCGCTGTGCCGACACCCTCCATCCCCAACTCTGGACCAG CCGTGGCCCCCGGGCCTGGTCTGGGCCCTGCTCCAGTGTCCCAGTTTGGAACCATCTCCCGCCAAATTTCGCGGCACAACCCCTCCAACTCCTCTGTCTCTATGGTTTCGGCCACGGGCACCTACCGCCGGGCACCGTCGGTCACTTCGCAGTTCtccttgcagcagcagcatcagcagcagcagcagcagcagcagcctcacATTAATGGAGGCACCCCTGGCTACAGTCAAAACTCAA TTGCAGACACTCCTACCCcgcctccccctcctcctccggACGACATGTCCATGTTTGACGACTCCCCTCCGCCTCCACCGCCGCCTCCGGTGGATtacgaggaagaggaggacgcCTCAGTCGTGCACTACAACGACCCTTACGCCGACGGAGACCCACAGTGGGCTCCCAAGAACTACGTTGAGAAAG TGGTCGCCATCTACGACTACGCCAAGGACAAGGACGACGAGCTGACATTCATGGAGGGCGCCATCATCTACGTGGTCAAGAAGAACGACGATGGCTGGTACGAGGGCGTGTGCAACGGCGTCACCGGCCTGTTCCCCGGCAACTACGTGGAGTCCATCATGCACTACACCGACTGA
- the abi1a gene encoding abl interactor 1a isoform X8 — MAELQMLLEEEIPAGKRALVESYENLTRVADYCENNYVQAQDKRKALEETKAYTTQSLASVAYQINALANNVLQLLDIQASQLRRMESSINHISQTVDIHKEKVARREIGILTTNKNTARTHKIVAPANIERPVRYIRKPIDYNVLDDVGHGVKQHGNNQSIRAGTLSRTTPPTQKPPSPPMSGRGTLGRNTPYKTLEPVKPPTVPNDYMTSPARIGSQHSPGRTASLNQRQRTHSGSSGGSGSRENSGSSGIGIPIAVPTPSIPNSGPVADTPTPPPPPPPDDMSMFDDSPPPPPPPPVDYEEEEDASVVHYNDPYADGDPQWAPKNYVEKVVAIYDYAKDKDDELTFMEGAIIYVVKKNDDGWYEGVCNGVTGLFPGNYVESIMHYTD, encoded by the exons GCCCAGGACAAAAGGAAAGCACTGGAGGAGACCAAAGCCTACACCACCCAGTCCCTGGCCAGCGTGGCCTACCAGATCAATGCCTTAGCCAACAAtgtcctgcagctgctggacATTCAGGCCTCGCAGCTGCGGCGCATGGAGTCCTCCATCAACCACATCTCTCAG ACGGTGGACATCCATAAAGAGAAGGTGGCCAGGCGGGAGATCGGGATCTTGACCACGAACAAGAACACGGCGAGAACCCATAAGATCGTAGCGCCGGCCAATATTGAGCGGCCGGTCAGGTACATCAGGAAGCCTATTGACTACAATGTCCTGGATGATGTTGGCCATGGTGTTAAG CAACATGGGAACAATCAGTCCATCAGGGCTGGAACACTATCGAGGACCACTCCGCCAACGCAGAAGCCGCCCAGCCCTCCCATGTCAGGGCGAGGCACTCTTGG ACGCAACACGCCCTATAAGACCCTGGAGCCAGTGAAGCCACCCACGGTGCCCAATGACTACATGACCAGCCCTGCCCGAATCGGCAGCCAGCACAGCCCCGGACGCACGGCGTCGCTCAACCAGAGGCAACGCACACACAG TGGAAGCAGTGGGGGCAGCGGCAGCAGGGAGAACAGCGGCAGCAGCGGAATCGGCATTCCCATCGCTGTGCCGACACCCTCCATCCCCAACTCTGGACCAG TTGCAGACACTCCTACCCcgcctccccctcctcctccggACGACATGTCCATGTTTGACGACTCCCCTCCGCCTCCACCGCCGCCTCCGGTGGATtacgaggaagaggaggacgcCTCAGTCGTGCACTACAACGACCCTTACGCCGACGGAGACCCACAGTGGGCTCCCAAGAACTACGTTGAGAAAG TGGTCGCCATCTACGACTACGCCAAGGACAAGGACGACGAGCTGACATTCATGGAGGGCGCCATCATCTACGTGGTCAAGAAGAACGACGATGGCTGGTACGAGGGCGTGTGCAACGGCGTCACCGGCCTGTTCCCCGGCAACTACGTGGAGTCCATCATGCACTACACCGACTGA